From the Oceanobacillus kimchii X50 genome, the window TCCCAATTTATCAAGTAAGCACATATAAACAAGATGGTCCAGGCGAACACCGTGGTTATGAGTATTCCCGTACAGGCAATCCTACCAGATATGCACTTGAAACAGTAATTGCTGAATTAGAAGAAGGAAATGCAGGCTTTGCATTTGGTTCAGGAATGGCTGGAATTACTTCTATTATGATGTTGTTGGAATCTGGAGATCATGTCATAATGACAGATGATGTCTATGGCGGATCTTACCGATTAATGACGAAGGTATTAAATCAGTATAATATAGAGCATACTTTTATTGATACGAGTTCTGATGAATCTGTTATCAACGCAATTAAACCAAATACAAAAGCGATTTATATAGAAACACCAACAAATCCATTGTTGAAAATTACAGATATTAAAGAAATGTCAACGATTGCACAAAAACATAATCTTCTACTAATTGTAGATAACACCTTCGCAACTCCATATTGGCAAAAACCATTAACATTAGGTGCGGATATCGTATTGCATAGTGCTACAAAGTATATTGGTGGGCATAGTGATGTTGTTGCAGGATTAGTTGCAGTAAACTCTAAAGACTTAGCGGAGCGTATCCATTTTATACAAAACTCAGTTGGAGCAGTACTTGGTCCACAAGATTCATGGCTCTTACTACGTGGGATTAAAACATTAGCAATTCGTATGGAAGCTATTGAGCGAAATACAAAAAAACTTATTGCATATTTAGAACAGAATCCAAAAGTAGAAAAAATATATTATCCTGGATTAGAAAATCATCCGGGACATCAAATTGCTAAACAACAAGCAGCAGGGTTTGGTGGAATGGTTTCAGTCGATGTAGGAAGTGGAGAACTTGCAGATAAAATTTTAAGTAAAGTAGAATTTTTTACACTTGCAGAAAGTCTTGGTGCAATTGAAAGTTTAATATCCATACCTGCAAAAATGACACATGCCTCTATTCCTTCTGATCGTAGAAAAGAATTAGGTATCACAGATGGGCTTATTCGTTTATCGATTGGTATTGAAGATATAGATGACCTTATTGAAGATTTAGAAAATGCGATGCAATAAGTAAATTACAGGACTATTTCCGTTTAGGGAATAGTCTTTTTTTGTAAATAAAATTAAGATATGAAATTTTGGAGGGAGGTCTAAGCTTGCCCCCCAATGCATAAGCATCCAGAGGCAACCAGTAGCCATAGGATAAGAGCATGTTTGTGAAGCGTTTTTTCAACACCTATTTATTCGGATTTATACTTTTGCCCCACCTTAAAAAACAGGAGCGTACTGACTATTTTTCATTAAACATACTTGGGTTTCGTTCTTTTTAGGTCAAGTGATGCTAGAAACAATTCATTGGTTGTACTATAATCATTGTAATACGAAGTTTGTTTTATTATGTAGATAATTGAGGAGGTAATAGTATGAGTGAAAAAGCATTAACCTATTTACAAGAACATCGAGAGGATATGTTAAGCAAGTTATATCGCTTTTTGTCTATACCAAGCGTAAGTACAGACTCGAAACATAAACAGGATATTAACAAAGCAGCTGATTTTCTAATTACATACTTAGAAGAACTATCATTTACAAATATTGAAAAAGTAGAAACAGATGGACACCCTCTCGTATATGGTGAATATGTGGGAGCAGGAGAAGATGCACCAACTGTATTATTATATGGGCATTATGATGTTCAACCTGTTGATCCAATCGAATTATGGGATAGTGAACCTTT encodes:
- a CDS encoding bifunctional cystathionine gamma-lyase/homocysteine desulfhydrase → MRDKTKMIHGGVTSDERTGAVSVPIYQVSTYKQDGPGEHRGYEYSRTGNPTRYALETVIAELEEGNAGFAFGSGMAGITSIMMLLESGDHVIMTDDVYGGSYRLMTKVLNQYNIEHTFIDTSSDESVINAIKPNTKAIYIETPTNPLLKITDIKEMSTIAQKHNLLLIVDNTFATPYWQKPLTLGADIVLHSATKYIGGHSDVVAGLVAVNSKDLAERIHFIQNSVGAVLGPQDSWLLLRGIKTLAIRMEAIERNTKKLIAYLEQNPKVEKIYYPGLENHPGHQIAKQQAAGFGGMVSVDVGSGELADKILSKVEFFTLAESLGAIESLISIPAKMTHASIPSDRRKELGITDGLIRLSIGIEDIDDLIEDLENAMQ